A region from the Tsuneonella mangrovi genome encodes:
- a CDS encoding TonB-dependent receptor, translating to MRALRSNALGKLMLGASVLAIGSVAQPALAQSTQGNNQSSDSSKAASDSTATPVDDVIVVSGIRASLRESMNIKRDAVGVVDAISAEDIGKFPDTNLAESLQRITGVSIDRSSGEGSKVTVRGFGPEFNLVLLNGRQMPASSLGDCCSAPASRSFDFANLASEGVAAVEVYKSGRASLPTGGIGSVINIITPRPLDNEGMHGSLSAKLTVDHTFSGTKPTPEFSGIFSDTFADGKVGILVDGNYSKRKASLAGFSAGWREGYLGSENNWGSLPVDANDWRVLYVNPNLLNQIDNRPGPNDIYQVTQNAGYDFTNISRERINGQAVLQLRPVDSLTATFDYTFSQYTLDARTNSIGVWFNHVNTSSSWTDGPVAGPNFYAEHFGAGENKDLAITGAVAANRNINRSLGGNLKWQGDSGLRFELDAHHSTAESKPTTPYGSNIAVGSAIYGIEDQKVDFTHAMPVISVSMYPGSEINVGNIRPAGNAFRNGYMRDRIDEVTFRGGYDFDSDFIESLDFGATYTDNSVRSAYGVIQNDTWGGTLSAANTPDNLFTMTNLPKDLSGMEGSNDPSIIPNYFQVDTVGLINLLENQLGICSSPITGTAEAAGSCLAKYTTDRHIDEKTTAFYAQSTHKFDVGTVGVNLRLGLRYEKTDIDATTIQPLPIATLWTGDNEISIRYSPTETRSEFLSGKYDYWLPAIDLDIKPTSDVVLRASYSHTITRPDYGSMQSGLELASPIRVDGSTAGVGNPNLLPYLSKNLDLSAEWYYGPSSYLSIGFFNKNVSNFITSINYNQSAYGLTNPAQGPRVAAARAVLGQNASYTDIRAWISQNYPNALDPTTGAIMGQPDDPLVNFLTSEKINSDQTARLWGWEFAVQHSFWDTGFGALLNYTIVKSDTSYDNALRYTIPQFAVTGVSNSANAVLFYDKNGLQARIAYNWRDGFLSGYGSDPFYIQPYGQWDASASYDFGNGVSVFVDGINITNADRRGHMRSDQNVYFAQPGYARYSAGVRFKF from the coding sequence ATGAGGGCTTTGCGTAGTAACGCGTTGGGTAAGCTTATGCTCGGCGCGTCGGTTCTTGCGATTGGTTCGGTGGCACAACCGGCCCTGGCGCAATCGACTCAGGGCAACAATCAGTCGAGCGACAGCAGCAAGGCTGCGTCGGATTCGACTGCGACGCCGGTCGATGATGTCATCGTTGTCTCGGGTATCCGGGCCAGCTTGCGCGAATCGATGAACATCAAGCGCGACGCGGTCGGCGTGGTCGATGCGATTTCCGCTGAAGACATCGGCAAGTTCCCCGATACCAACCTCGCCGAATCGCTCCAGCGCATCACCGGCGTCTCGATCGATCGGTCGTCCGGTGAGGGTTCAAAGGTTACCGTGCGAGGCTTCGGGCCGGAATTCAACCTCGTACTGCTTAACGGGCGTCAGATGCCTGCATCCAGCCTGGGCGATTGTTGCTCGGCACCGGCATCGCGTAGCTTCGACTTTGCCAACCTTGCGTCCGAAGGCGTGGCTGCGGTCGAAGTTTACAAGTCCGGCCGTGCTTCGCTCCCGACCGGTGGCATCGGTTCGGTGATCAACATCATTACTCCGCGCCCGCTCGACAATGAAGGCATGCACGGCAGCCTGTCGGCCAAGCTGACCGTCGACCACACCTTCTCCGGCACCAAGCCGACGCCTGAATTCTCTGGCATTTTCAGCGACACCTTTGCTGATGGCAAGGTCGGCATCCTCGTCGACGGCAACTATTCCAAGCGCAAAGCGAGTCTAGCGGGTTTCAGTGCCGGCTGGCGCGAAGGTTATCTCGGATCGGAGAACAATTGGGGGTCACTGCCGGTCGATGCGAACGACTGGCGCGTGCTCTATGTGAACCCGAACCTGCTCAATCAGATCGACAATCGTCCTGGACCTAACGACATTTATCAGGTCACGCAGAATGCGGGCTATGACTTTACGAACATCAGCCGTGAGCGCATCAATGGTCAGGCGGTATTGCAGCTCCGTCCAGTGGATTCGCTGACCGCGACCTTCGATTACACGTTCTCGCAGTATACTCTCGATGCACGTACCAATAGCATTGGTGTGTGGTTCAACCATGTGAATACTTCGAGTTCATGGACCGATGGTCCAGTCGCCGGACCGAACTTCTACGCTGAACATTTTGGTGCCGGTGAAAACAAGGATCTCGCGATCACTGGTGCTGTCGCGGCCAACCGCAACATCAACCGGTCACTGGGCGGCAACCTGAAATGGCAAGGGGACAGCGGTCTTCGCTTTGAACTCGATGCACATCATTCTACTGCAGAGAGCAAGCCGACAACTCCCTATGGCAGCAACATTGCTGTCGGAAGCGCCATTTACGGGATCGAAGATCAAAAGGTCGACTTCACCCATGCGATGCCGGTGATTTCCGTTTCGATGTATCCGGGCTCGGAAATCAATGTCGGCAATATTAGACCGGCAGGTAACGCGTTCCGAAATGGCTATATGCGCGACCGGATCGATGAAGTGACCTTCAGGGGAGGATATGATTTCGATTCGGATTTCATCGAAAGCCTCGATTTTGGTGCAACTTACACGGACAATTCGGTTCGTTCAGCGTACGGGGTGATTCAGAACGACACTTGGGGAGGCACTCTTTCGGCGGCTAATACTCCCGACAACCTCTTCACCATGACCAACTTGCCCAAAGATCTCTCGGGCATGGAGGGTTCGAACGATCCATCGATTATTCCTAATTATTTCCAAGTCGACACGGTTGGCTTGATCAATCTGCTCGAGAACCAGTTGGGCATCTGCAGCTCGCCGATTACTGGAACGGCCGAGGCCGCCGGCAGCTGCTTGGCTAAGTATACAACCGACCGGCACATTGATGAGAAGACGACGGCGTTCTACGCCCAGTCGACACACAAGTTTGACGTCGGCACCGTCGGCGTTAATTTGCGCTTAGGCTTGCGCTATGAAAAGACCGACATCGACGCGACGACTATTCAGCCGTTGCCAATCGCGACTTTGTGGACTGGTGATAACGAGATTTCGATACGGTACAGCCCGACCGAAACCCGCTCTGAATTCCTGAGTGGCAAGTACGATTATTGGCTACCGGCGATCGACCTCGATATCAAGCCGACAAGCGATGTGGTTTTGCGTGCATCGTATAGCCATACGATCACCCGACCTGATTACGGAAGCATGCAGAGTGGTCTCGAACTTGCATCGCCCATTCGCGTCGATGGTAGCACTGCGGGTGTCGGCAATCCGAACCTCCTTCCTTACTTGTCGAAGAACCTCGATCTGTCGGCAGAATGGTATTATGGCCCCTCCAGCTACCTGTCGATCGGCTTCTTCAACAAGAATGTCAGCAACTTCATCACGTCGATTAACTACAACCAGTCAGCCTACGGCCTCACTAACCCGGCACAAGGCCCGCGCGTCGCCGCTGCACGAGCAGTGCTTGGCCAGAACGCATCTTACACCGACATTAGGGCCTGGATTAGTCAGAACTATCCGAATGCCTTGGATCCTACGACTGGTGCGATTATGGGCCAGCCTGATGATCCGTTGGTCAACTTCCTGACTTCCGAAAAGATCAACAGCGATCAGACAGCGCGTCTTTGGGGTTGGGAGTTTGCCGTACAGCACAGCTTCTGGGATACCGGTTTCGGCGCACTTCTGAATTACACGATCGTTAAGAGCGATACGAGCTACGACAACGCGCTACGCTACACAATCCCGCAGTTCGCGGTGACTGGTGTCAGTAACAGCGCGAACGCCGTGCTATTCTACGATAAGAACGGCCTCCAAGCTCGTATCGCTTATAACTGGCGTGACGGATTCTTGTCTGGTTACGGCTCAGATCCTTTTTACATCCAACCTTATGGCCAGTGGGATGCCAGCGCGAGCTACGACTTCGGCAACGGTGTGTCGGTGTTTGTCGATGGAATCAACATAACCAATGCCGACCGGCGCGGGCATATGCGAAGCGACCAGAACGTCTACTTCGCGCAGCCAGGCTACGCTCGTTACTCGGCAGGCGTCCGCTTCAAGTTCTGA
- a CDS encoding S8 family serine peptidase: protein MRLFATVILAGALSLAAPASAQVVLPGVPLPNVGDTVGQVTGQVEGVVGEADLVTGRIARKLERARLSRITDLVRAHPDAIALDASGNPARKGVLLAMGADSASLAAAAGAGFAVIGHEQIAGLDLEVTRLSVPGGMELADAERALKQLLPDASVSADVLYAQAGRSIAGNGKGAPNSPTIDTPVGMIDGAPGAAIKVAAVRGFASGGGTPSDHGSEVAGLLAGQGVATIRVADVYGTDPAGGSALAIARGLGWLVQTGSKVISISLVGPRNPVFERAIGAVQRNGVAVVAAVGNDGPAAPPAYPASYPGVVAVSAVDRHDRGLIEAGRALHLDYVAPGAGIRAPDARGLWGKVRGTSFATPLVAARIAAALGATAKWRPILDREALDLGPRGPDKTYGRGLVCGNCAR from the coding sequence GTGACTGGCCAAGTCGAAGGGGTGGTTGGCGAAGCAGACCTTGTGACAGGACGAATCGCCCGTAAACTCGAACGCGCGCGCCTCTCCCGCATCACCGATCTTGTCCGCGCGCACCCCGATGCGATCGCTCTCGATGCTTCCGGCAACCCGGCCCGCAAGGGGGTGCTGTTGGCGATGGGTGCCGACAGCGCTTCGCTGGCCGCTGCAGCTGGAGCAGGCTTTGCCGTGATCGGCCACGAGCAGATCGCGGGTCTTGACCTCGAGGTCACCCGACTTTCCGTGCCAGGCGGCATGGAACTTGCTGACGCCGAACGTGCGCTAAAGCAGCTGCTGCCTGACGCGAGCGTGAGCGCGGACGTGCTCTATGCCCAGGCGGGAAGATCGATTGCCGGCAACGGCAAGGGTGCGCCAAATTCGCCAACTATCGATACACCGGTCGGGATGATCGACGGCGCTCCGGGCGCTGCAATAAAGGTCGCGGCGGTCCGCGGATTCGCAAGCGGCGGCGGCACGCCCAGCGATCATGGCAGCGAAGTGGCCGGTCTGCTCGCGGGGCAAGGCGTCGCCACCATCCGCGTTGCAGATGTATACGGCACCGACCCTGCAGGCGGAAGCGCGCTCGCGATTGCGCGCGGGCTTGGCTGGCTGGTGCAGACGGGCAGCAAGGTTATCTCGATCAGTCTTGTCGGGCCGCGCAATCCGGTGTTCGAACGCGCAATAGGTGCAGTGCAGCGCAACGGCGTGGCGGTCGTCGCTGCGGTCGGCAACGACGGTCCGGCGGCACCGCCAGCCTATCCGGCATCTTATCCCGGCGTAGTCGCGGTGAGCGCAGTCGACCGGCATGATCGCGGACTGATCGAAGCGGGCCGCGCGCTCCATCTCGACTACGTCGCGCCGGGAGCGGGAATTCGCGCGCCCGATGCCCGCGGCCTTTGGGGCAAGGTACGCGGCACTTCGTTTGCCACCCCATTGGTCGCTGCCCGGATCGCTGCCGCTCTCGGTGCGACCGCAAAATGGCGTCCGATCCTCGATCGCGAAGCACTCGATCTCGGTCCGCGCGGTCCGGACAAGACCTATGGCCGCGGTCTCGTGTGCGGCAATTGCGCGCGCTGA
- a CDS encoding tryptophan halogenase family protein encodes MSGRIANVVVVGGGTAGWLSACYLAAARPDLSITLVESPDIATIGVGEGTWPTMRETLSAIGIGEAEFLRECDASFKQGSRFDGWVNGDPPDRYYHPFSAPPAVDVADLLCAWNKATEGRSFAEAMTPQLAACERDLAPRQRAMPDYTGALNYAYHLDAGKFAGLLARHGTKRLGISRFADTVTAVKPGDDRTIASLSLKSGKELAGDLFIDCTGQAALLIGGHFGAEWIDRSDVSFNDRAIAAQVPVPPDSAIASQTVGTAHEAGWLWDIALPQRRGIGCVYSSRFMGDEEAERVLREYIGRAMPGSEPDTISVRNLAFPTGYREHFWIGNCVAIGQSAGFIEPLEASAIVMVELSVRALAANFPATRGSLAFHAKRFNDLFQYRWERIVDFLKLHYVLSERTEPYWTAHRDPATIPPRLAKLLELWRDQPPSAWDFPQVDEVFPAASHQFVLYGMGFPAPASVAPAGALGVADEQLRQVAQRARSLASVLPGNRTYFAASAAPSLASAAT; translated from the coding sequence ATGTCCGGACGAATCGCCAATGTTGTCGTCGTCGGTGGGGGGACCGCGGGCTGGCTTTCCGCCTGCTACCTTGCGGCTGCTCGACCCGATCTGTCGATCACGCTGGTCGAATCGCCCGACATCGCGACGATCGGTGTGGGCGAGGGCACCTGGCCGACGATGCGAGAAACCTTGTCGGCGATCGGAATTGGTGAAGCGGAATTCCTTCGCGAATGCGATGCGTCGTTCAAGCAGGGTTCGCGCTTCGACGGGTGGGTAAACGGCGATCCGCCGGACCGCTACTATCATCCCTTCTCAGCGCCGCCCGCAGTGGACGTGGCCGACCTGCTTTGCGCTTGGAACAAAGCGACAGAAGGGCGGTCTTTCGCTGAAGCGATGACCCCGCAATTGGCCGCGTGCGAGCGCGACCTCGCGCCGCGCCAGCGCGCCATGCCCGACTATACCGGGGCGCTCAATTACGCTTACCACCTCGATGCCGGGAAGTTTGCGGGCCTCCTCGCCCGGCATGGGACAAAGCGGCTCGGGATCTCCCGCTTCGCTGATACCGTCACAGCGGTGAAGCCCGGCGATGACCGCACGATTGCTTCGCTCTCGCTGAAGAGCGGCAAAGAACTTGCCGGCGACCTGTTTATCGACTGCACGGGCCAGGCCGCGCTGCTGATTGGTGGCCACTTCGGCGCGGAGTGGATCGATCGCTCCGACGTGTCGTTCAATGACCGGGCGATTGCCGCGCAAGTGCCGGTCCCGCCCGACAGCGCGATTGCCTCGCAGACGGTTGGCACTGCCCATGAGGCCGGTTGGCTGTGGGATATTGCCTTGCCGCAACGCCGCGGGATCGGCTGCGTTTACAGTTCGCGGTTCATGGGCGACGAAGAGGCCGAGCGGGTGCTACGCGAATATATCGGCCGCGCCATGCCCGGTAGCGAACCGGACACCATTTCCGTCCGCAATCTGGCATTCCCGACCGGCTATCGCGAGCATTTCTGGATCGGCAACTGTGTCGCGATTGGCCAGTCGGCGGGATTCATCGAGCCGCTCGAAGCATCGGCGATCGTCATGGTTGAGCTGTCGGTGCGGGCACTTGCCGCCAACTTCCCGGCAACGCGCGGGTCACTGGCGTTTCACGCCAAGCGGTTCAACGACTTGTTCCAATATCGCTGGGAGCGGATCGTCGATTTCCTCAAGCTGCATTATGTGCTCAGCGAGCGGACCGAGCCCTACTGGACCGCACACCGTGATCCGGCGACGATCCCGCCGCGCTTGGCGAAACTGCTCGAGCTATGGCGGGACCAGCCGCCTTCGGCATGGGACTTTCCCCAGGTCGATGAAGTGTTCCCCGCCGCTAGCCACCAGTTCGTACTCTATGGCATGGGCTTCCCGGCTCCCGCCAGCGTAGCACCTGCTGGCGCGCTCGGAGTGGCTGACGAGCAGCTTCGGCAGGTCGCTCAGCGGGCCCGGTCGCTGGCCTCGGTGCTGCCTGGGAACCGAACCTACTTTGCGGCTTCCGCCGCACCTTCGCTGGCCAGCGCGGCGACATGA
- the pstC gene encoding phosphate ABC transporter permease subunit PstC: protein MTSEPGSPVSLDERAGDNGRGETVSSRSQIAEVSSARSHSGLAERLFHWVTGGAAWLVLLILLAVAYSMASGGALAFKTFGFGFITSTSWDVPNGQFGALVAIYGTLVTSAIALIIAVPISIGIALFLTEIAPVWARQPIAVAIELLAAVPSIIYGMWGLFMFAPFMASHVEPWINDHLGVLPVVGPLFTGPPIGIGMLTAGIVLGIMVIPFIASVARDVFNAVPPTLIESAVALGATRWERLWNVTLPYTRSAIVGAIFLGLGRALGETMAVTFVLGNAHDLSASLLMPSNSIAAAIANEFTEADTELYRSSLVALAFLLFIVTFIVLSLAKLMLARVERTMGRTN from the coding sequence GTGACATCAGAACCTGGTTCCCCGGTCTCGCTCGACGAGCGAGCCGGGGACAACGGCCGGGGGGAAACCGTTTCCTCCCGTTCGCAAATTGCTGAAGTTTCGTCGGCCAGGTCGCACAGCGGCCTGGCCGAACGGCTGTTTCATTGGGTCACCGGTGGCGCTGCGTGGCTCGTGCTGCTGATCCTGCTGGCGGTCGCCTATTCGATGGCTTCGGGCGGGGCGCTTGCTTTCAAGACCTTCGGATTCGGCTTCATCACCAGTACCAGTTGGGATGTGCCCAACGGACAGTTCGGGGCTCTGGTCGCGATCTACGGCACTCTCGTCACATCGGCGATCGCGCTGATTATCGCCGTTCCGATCAGTATCGGCATTGCTTTGTTCCTGACCGAGATTGCCCCGGTGTGGGCGCGCCAGCCGATCGCGGTTGCCATCGAGCTGCTCGCAGCTGTGCCCAGCATTATCTACGGCATGTGGGGCCTGTTCATGTTTGCGCCGTTCATGGCCAGCCATGTCGAGCCATGGATCAACGATCACCTCGGTGTTTTGCCTGTCGTAGGCCCGCTGTTCACCGGTCCGCCTATCGGCATCGGGATGCTGACCGCCGGGATCGTACTGGGGATCATGGTCATCCCGTTCATCGCATCGGTCGCGCGCGATGTGTTCAACGCGGTGCCACCCACGCTGATCGAATCGGCGGTGGCGCTGGGTGCGACGCGGTGGGAGCGGCTGTGGAATGTGACCTTGCCGTATACCCGTTCGGCAATCGTCGGGGCGATCTTCCTCGGGCTCGGGCGCGCATTGGGAGAGACGATGGCGGTGACCTTCGTGCTCGGCAACGCGCATGACTTGTCCGCATCTCTGCTCATGCCCAGCAATTCGATCGCAGCGGCGATCGCCAACGAATTCACCGAGGCCGATACCGAGCTCTACCGCAGCTCGCTGGTTGCACTTGCCTTCCTGCTGTTTATCGTGACCTTCATCGTGCTGAGCCTCGCCAAGTTGATGCTGGCGCGTGTCGAACGCACCATGGGTAGGACCAACTGA
- the pstS gene encoding phosphate ABC transporter substrate-binding protein PstS → MNKFMIGAVAGAFLLAGCQGKTTGEAAGGDAGAATQITGAGSTFVYPVLSAWSADYSKETGTKINYQSIGSGGGISQIKAGTVDFGATDKPLDPKELAESGLAQFPVIVGGVVAVVNIDGIDKGKLKLTGPLLADIYLGKVSKWDDPAIVKLNPGLKLPDAKITAVHRSDGSGTTFNFTYYLSQVSPAWKAGPGADKSVNWNGGVGGKGNEGVAAYVNQIKNSIGYVEYAYVLQNNMAWAYVQNAAGNYVAPSADSFKAAAASADWTKTKDFYLVMTNAPGDQAYPITASTFVLMPREPKNQAASDAALKFFKWSLENGQPQADKLDYVPLPATLVKQIEDYMQANIK, encoded by the coding sequence GTGAACAAATTCATGATCGGTGCAGTGGCTGGTGCATTCCTGCTGGCCGGCTGCCAGGGCAAGACGACGGGTGAAGCAGCGGGCGGCGACGCCGGTGCGGCCACCCAGATTACCGGCGCGGGTTCGACCTTCGTCTATCCGGTGCTGTCGGCCTGGTCGGCTGACTATTCGAAGGAAACCGGCACCAAGATCAACTACCAGTCGATCGGCTCGGGTGGCGGCATCAGCCAGATCAAGGCCGGCACGGTGGACTTCGGCGCGACCGACAAGCCGCTCGATCCCAAGGAGCTGGCCGAGTCGGGTCTCGCGCAGTTCCCGGTCATCGTCGGCGGCGTTGTTGCGGTGGTGAACATTGACGGGATCGACAAGGGCAAGCTCAAGCTGACCGGTCCGCTGCTCGCCGACATCTACCTCGGCAAGGTTTCGAAGTGGGACGATCCGGCGATCGTGAAGCTCAACCCGGGCCTCAAGCTGCCCGACGCCAAGATCACCGCAGTCCACCGTTCGGACGGTTCGGGCACGACCTTCAACTTCACCTATTACCTGAGCCAGGTCAGCCCTGCGTGGAAGGCCGGTCCGGGTGCCGACAAGTCGGTCAACTGGAACGGCGGCGTCGGCGGGAAGGGCAACGAGGGCGTTGCTGCTTACGTCAACCAGATCAAGAACTCGATCGGTTATGTCGAATACGCCTACGTCCTGCAGAACAACATGGCCTGGGCCTATGTGCAGAACGCAGCCGGCAACTATGTCGCGCCGAGCGCCGACAGCTTCAAGGCGGCCGCTGCCAGCGCCGATTGGACCAAAACCAAGGACTTCTACCTGGTGATGACCAATGCGCCGGGCGATCAGGCGTACCCGATCACCGCGTCGACTTTCGTGCTGATGCCGCGCGAACCGAAGAACCAGGCTGCCAGCGATGCTGCACTGAAGTTCTTCAAGTGGTCGCTCGAAAATGGTCAGCCGCAGGCCGACAAGCTTGACTATGTCCCGCTTCCCGCCACACTGGTGAAGCAGATCGAAGACTACATGCAAGCGAACATCAAGTGA
- the pstB gene encoding phosphate ABC transporter ATP-binding protein PstB → MINLDARSKDAAQDASAPKPILRETKIDIRGLDFFYGKSQALRGVTLPIPEMAVTAIIGPSGCGKSTLLRTINRIYELYPEQRAEGEIILDGQNILGKVDMADLRRRVGMVFQKPTPFASSIRANVGFALSYYQKLSKSELDDRIEDALKQAALWDEVSDKLDQSALSLSGGQQQRLCIARTIAVKPDVVLFDEPTSALDPISTARIEELLHELRGKFTIVIVTHNMQQAARVSDKTAFFHLGELIEFDDTLRIFTNPAKPKTQDYITGRYG, encoded by the coding sequence ATGATCAACCTCGACGCGCGAAGCAAGGATGCGGCGCAGGACGCTTCCGCTCCGAAACCGATTCTGCGTGAAACGAAGATCGACATTCGCGGTCTCGATTTCTTCTATGGCAAAAGCCAGGCGCTGCGCGGCGTGACCCTGCCGATCCCGGAAATGGCAGTTACCGCGATTATCGGCCCGTCGGGCTGCGGCAAGTCGACCTTGCTGCGGACAATCAACCGGATTTACGAGCTCTATCCCGAGCAGCGCGCCGAGGGGGAAATCATCCTCGATGGGCAAAACATCCTCGGCAAGGTCGACATGGCCGACCTGCGACGCCGGGTCGGTATGGTGTTCCAGAAGCCGACTCCGTTCGCCAGCTCGATCCGCGCCAACGTCGGATTCGCACTGTCGTATTACCAGAAGCTCTCGAAGTCCGAACTCGACGACCGGATCGAGGATGCGCTGAAGCAGGCAGCTCTGTGGGACGAAGTCAGCGACAAGCTCGACCAGAGCGCGCTGTCGCTATCGGGCGGCCAGCAGCAGCGGCTGTGCATCGCGCGCACGATCGCAGTGAAGCCCGATGTGGTCTTGTTCGACGAGCCGACATCCGCGCTCGACCCGATCTCGACCGCCCGGATCGAGGAACTGCTGCACGAACTGCGAGGCAAGTTCACGATCGTGATCGTCACCCACAACATGCAGCAGGCTGCGCGCGTTTCGGACAAGACGGCGTTCTTCCACTTGGGTGAGCTGATCGAGTTCGACGATACGCTGCGGATTTTCACCAACCCTGCGAAGCCCAAGACGCAGGACTACATCACCGGCCGCTACGGCTGA
- a CDS encoding DMT family transporter yields the protein MSTDPPRQRPVLALVVRLGAAFTLAIMLVLVKLASQSGMHLAEILFWRQLPTVPIVAGFFLLRGQPRRLVTHRPKVHAKRAIYGLLGMFLNFGAVTLLPLAEATTFNFTSAIWAVILSAMVLKETVGRYRWAAVALGFAGVVVMTQPGHSHVPLFGAAVALGAAFMIAMISIQIRDLSRTDEPIIIVFYFALFTLPVLVLFLPFVGQWHHTSYQWSLLLGLGLSGILGQFLLTSALRLGAVSSVIVMDYSGLIWATLFGWLVFASLPPASTWIGAPLIVAAGLIIAYREHKLSIERQDTVPPGGV from the coding sequence GTGTCGACAGATCCGCCCCGGCAGAGACCGGTCCTTGCACTGGTCGTCCGCCTTGGCGCGGCATTCACGCTCGCGATAATGCTGGTGCTGGTCAAACTCGCCAGCCAGAGCGGGATGCACCTTGCAGAAATCCTGTTCTGGCGGCAGCTGCCGACCGTCCCGATCGTCGCCGGATTTTTTCTCCTCAGGGGCCAGCCCCGACGCCTCGTGACGCACCGGCCGAAGGTCCATGCCAAGCGTGCGATCTACGGGCTGCTCGGCATGTTCCTCAACTTTGGTGCAGTTACGCTGCTGCCGCTGGCCGAAGCGACAACATTCAACTTCACTTCGGCGATCTGGGCAGTGATCCTGTCGGCAATGGTGCTGAAGGAGACGGTCGGCAGGTACCGCTGGGCAGCAGTGGCGCTCGGCTTTGCCGGAGTAGTCGTCATGACCCAGCCGGGGCATAGCCACGTTCCGCTGTTCGGCGCCGCCGTGGCGCTCGGTGCCGCGTTCATGATCGCGATGATCTCGATCCAGATCCGCGACCTCAGCCGCACCGACGAACCGATCATCATCGTGTTCTACTTCGCGTTGTTCACGCTGCCGGTCCTGGTGCTGTTCCTGCCGTTTGTCGGGCAATGGCACCACACGAGCTACCAGTGGTCGCTCCTTTTGGGCCTGGGCCTCTCTGGAATTCTCGGACAATTCCTGCTCACCTCGGCCCTGCGGCTTGGGGCCGTCTCGAGCGTGATCGTGATGGATTACTCGGGGCTGATTTGGGCCACGCTATTCGGCTGGCTGGTGTTCGCCAGCCTGCCGCCCGCGTCGACCTGGATCGGCGCGCCGCTGATCGTTGCCGCCGGGCTGATCATCGCATATCGCGAACACAAGCTGTCGATCGAACGCCAGGACACGGTTCCGCCCGGCGGGGTTTGA
- the pstA gene encoding phosphate ABC transporter permease PstA produces the protein MNWVLFRRQLADRIAFVGAALATVFGLVFLFWILWTTFSNGVEAIGPKLFTEMTPPPGADGGLLNALYGSAVMIVVAIVVGTPIGLCAGTYLAEHGRNTKLAAAVRFVNDILLSAPSIVLGLFIYELIVVPMRHFSGLAGGLALALILVPVVVRTSDEALRLIPDRMREAAFALGLPRWKVSLQVLFSAAMSGIVTGILLGVARISGETAPLLFTALNNQFWSSDLNGPLANLPVVIFQYAMSPYDSWHSLAWAGALILTVFVLALNITVRLFARRRAFK, from the coding sequence GTGAACTGGGTTCTTTTCCGCAGGCAACTCGCCGATCGGATTGCGTTCGTCGGCGCGGCGCTTGCGACCGTGTTCGGCCTGGTTTTCCTGTTCTGGATCCTGTGGACGACATTTTCGAACGGCGTCGAGGCGATCGGCCCGAAGCTGTTCACCGAGATGACCCCGCCGCCGGGAGCAGACGGCGGCTTGCTCAATGCGCTGTACGGCAGTGCGGTCATGATCGTGGTGGCGATCGTGGTTGGCACTCCGATTGGGTTGTGCGCTGGCACCTACCTCGCCGAGCATGGACGCAACACCAAGCTCGCGGCGGCGGTGCGCTTCGTGAACGACATCCTGCTGAGCGCCCCCTCGATCGTGCTTGGCTTGTTTATCTACGAACTGATCGTGGTCCCGATGCGGCATTTTTCCGGTCTTGCCGGTGGCCTGGCGCTGGCGCTGATCCTGGTCCCAGTGGTCGTGCGCACCAGCGACGAAGCGCTGCGCCTGATCCCCGACCGGATGCGCGAAGCGGCGTTTGCGCTCGGCCTGCCGCGCTGGAAAGTCAGCCTGCAGGTGCTGTTCAGCGCGGCGATGAGCGGGATTGTCACCGGGATACTGCTCGGAGTGGCGCGAATCAGCGGCGAGACCGCGCCGCTTCTCTTCACAGCGCTCAACAACCAGTTCTGGAGCTCGGATCTCAACGGACCGTTGGCAAACCTGCCGGTTGTCATATTCCAGTATGCAATGAGCCCTTACGATAGCTGGCATTCGCTGGCATGGGCGGGGGCACTGATTCTCACAGTGTTCGTCCTAGCCCTCAACATTACCGTTCGCCTGTTCGCGCGCCGGAGAGCATTCAAATGA